The Sesamum indicum cultivar Zhongzhi No. 13 linkage group LG6, S_indicum_v1.0, whole genome shotgun sequence genome has a segment encoding these proteins:
- the LOC105163042 gene encoding uncharacterized protein LOC105163042, whose amino-acid sequence MASFLCSTKFFLLLILLSAVPIAYIIHSETSPPPTHLYQYHAHGWLRECTKWDDLNRRFIVSFFEGGFGVIPVKEDQPTGLVLEEIPVVNAAFGKNSSLGLVVDRPRNRMVLVIADVMGNKYSAVAAYDLTTWDQLFLTQLSGPEDEKAFADDVAVDPEGNSYITDTKANKIWKVGVNGELLYTIKSPLFVPKEWYYNLVGLNGIVYHPNGYLLVVHTLSGNLFKVEIGKADEVKVVKIIGGSLIFGDGLELLSPTKLVVAGNPSRLVESSDDWETASVVGKFTGATHRIVTAASVKDGKVYLNHLVGLGYPKRKHVLIEAVFSS is encoded by the exons ATGGCTTCCTTCCTCTGTTCCACCAAATTCTTCCTTCTCCTCATTCTCCTCTCCGCAGTCCCCATAGCTTACATTATTCACTCCGAGACGTCGCCGCCTCCCACTCACCTCTACCAGTACCACGCCCATGGATGGCTCCGGGAGTGCACCAAGTGGGACGATCTCAACCGTCGCTTCATCGTCTCTTTCTTCGAGGGCGGCTTCGGGGTGATCCCTGTCAAGGAAGACCAACCTACTGGCCTCGTCTTGGAGGAGATTCCCGTGGTCAACGCTGCCTTCGGGAAGAATTCCTCGCTCGGTTTGGTCGTTGACCGCCCTAGGAATCGCATGGTCTTGGTCATCGCCGATGTGATGGGAAACAAGTACAGCGCGGTGGCCGCTTATGATTTGACTACGTGGGATCAGCTTTTCCTCACCCAGCTCAGCGGACCAG AGGATGAAAAAGCATTTGCCGATGATGTAGCTGTTGATCCAGAGGGCAATTCATACATAACAGACACCAAGGCAAACAAGATTTGGAAGGTTGGAGTGAATGGAGAACTCCTGTACACCATTAAAAGCCCCCTCTTTGTTCCAAAAGAGTGGTACTATAACTTGGTTGGACTCAACGGAATTGTCTACCATCCAAATGGATACTTACTCGTCGTTCATACTCTGTCTGGCAATCTGTTCAAGGTTGAAATAGGAAAGGCAGATGAAGTCAAGGTGGTGAAGATAATCGGGGGTTCTTTGATTTTTGGAGATGGATTGGAGCTGTTGTCGCCCACGAAGCTTGTGGTTGCTGGAAACCCTTCAAGATTAGTCGAAAGCTCTGACGATTGGGAGACTGCTAGTGTTGTTGGCAAGTTCACCGGTGCCACTCACCGGATAGTCACTGCAGCATCAGTGAAGGATGGCAAGGTGTATCTAAACCACTTGGTTGGTTTGGGGTACCCCAAGAGAAAACATGTGCTTATTGAGGCTGTTTTCTCTTCGTAA
- the LOC105163041 gene encoding protein trichome birefringence-like 6 has product MEKQRSFSIKPIRFLVFAFTLSFSVIFLIFFSTWVVKTPPSLHLPTHNLGFNTTSLSVQTLREFNTTSPEYLLKTSILLRSHFERDENSSHIADVSSLEDVQKRESEITVVKDAESRVSLVTGNSSLNPLGSNLSVDGVNSSYSTNSTVDDTGELGHVIYTVGSNSSGEEFQELNDVIDRGNVVFDNSTSGKQDIVSDSPFERQHIELRNDVAEKDKLDCDITRGRWVIDGSYPLYTNVTCPFIDEGFNCEGNGRLDKDYMKWRWQPHDCDIPRFNATKMLELIRGKRLVFVGDSINRNQWESMLCLLMGAVKDPTKVYETRGRKITKERGNYCFKFEDYKCTVEYYLSHFLVHESKARIGKKRGQTLRIDTIDKGSSRWRGADILVFNTAHWWNHHKTKAGINYYQEGDLVHPRLDVAEAFRRALLTWASWVDKYINPRKTLIFFRSSAPSHFSGGQWNTGGHCREAFQPINESFTSNYPERNLIVDEIIRQMKNPVTLLNITRLSDYRPDAHPSIYGRQSVNPGVEDCSHWCLPGVPDTWNELLYYYLRLRTKGNFVD; this is encoded by the exons ATGGAGAAGCAGAGAAGTTTTTCCATCAAGCCCATCAGATTCTTGGTCTTCGCATTCACTCTCTCCTTCTCTGTAatctttctcattttcttctcCACTTGGGTTGTTAAAACCCCCCCTTCACTCCACCTCCCAACCCACAATCTCGGTTTCAACACTACTTCTCTTTCTGTACAGACCCTGAGAGAGTTCAACACCACTTCTCCCGAATATCTACTGAAAACTTCAATCTTGTTAAGATCCCATTTTGAAAGAGATGAAAACTCTTCTCATATCGCTGATGTTTCAAGTCTTGAGGATGTTCAGAAAAGGGAAAGCGAAATTACAGTGGTGAAAGATGCAGAAAGCAGAGTCAGTTTGGTGACTGGTAATTCTAGTTTGAATCCTCTTGGTAGTAATCTTTCTGTAGATGGTGTTAATTCTTCATATAGTACTAATTCCACTGTGGATGATACTGGAGAATTGGGTCATGTAATATACACTGTTGGTAGTAACTCTTCTGGTGAAGAATTTCAAGAACTGAATGATGTAATAGACAGAGGTAATGTAGTGTTTGATAATTCCACTTCCGGGAAACAGGATATAGTGTCTGATAGCCCATTCGAGAGACAACATATTGAACTCAGAAATGATGTTGCGGAGAAGGATAAGTTGGATTGTGACATCACAAGAGGGAGGTGGGTGATTGATGGAAGCTATCCCTTGTACACAAATGTTACATGTCCCTTTATAGACGAAGGATTTAATTGTGAGGGTAATGGAAGGTTGGACAAAGATTACATGAAATGGAGGTGGCAGCCTCATGATTGTGACATTCCTAG GTTCAATGCAACTAAAATGCTGGAGTTAATCAGAGGAAAGAGGTTAGTTTTTGTTGGTGATTCGATCAATAGAAATCAATGGGAATCCATGCTTTGTTTGTTGATGGGAGCAGTCAAAGATCCAACGAAGGTATACGAGACCCGTGGGAGGAAAATAACTAAAGAGAGGGGAAACTATTGTTTCAAGTTTGAG GATTATAAATGTACAGTTGAGTATTATCTTTCACATTTTCTAGTTCATGAGAGTAAGGCAAGAATAGGCAAGAAGCGAGGTCAGACGTTGCGTATTGACACTATAGATAAAGGGTCGTCAAGATGGAGAGGGGCTGATATTCTGGTATTCAACACTGCACATTGGTGGAACCATCACAAAACAAAGGCCGG GATTAACTACTACCAGGAAGGCGACCTAGTCCATCCTCGACTTGATGTTGCAGAGGCCTTCCGACGAGCTTTGTTGACATGGGCATCGTGGGTGGATAAGTACATAAATCCACGCAAAACTCTGATTTTCTTTAGAAGTTCTGCCCCTTCGCATTTCAG TGGGGGTCAATGGAACACTGGTGGCCATTGTAGAGAAGCTTTTCAACCCATTAACGAGAGTTTTACGTCTAATTACCCAGAAAGGAATTTGATTGTGGACGAAATAATACGACAGATGAAGAATCCCGTTACTTTACTGAACATAACACGTTTATCCGATTATAGGCCAGATGCTCATCCGTCCATATACGGGCGACAATCTGTGAATCCAGGTGTTGAAGATTGCAGCCATTGGTGCCTTCCTGGTGTCCCAGATACCTGGAATGAATTGCTGTACTATTATTTGCGGTTGAGAACAAAGGGCAATTTTGTAGACTAG